A single Malania oleifera isolate guangnan ecotype guangnan unplaced genomic scaffold, ASM2987363v1 ctg427, whole genome shotgun sequence DNA region contains:
- the LOC131147181 gene encoding uncharacterized protein LOC131147181, which translates to MPKTHKEGRERDPEGEREREMADWGPVVIAVVLFVLLTPGLLIQIPGRSRVVEFGNMQTSGASILVHAIIYFGLLTIFLVAIGVHIYTG; encoded by the coding sequence ATGCCCAAAACCCAtaaagaggggagagagagagatccagagggagagagagagagagagatggcggATTGGGGGCCGGTGGTGATAGCGGTGGTGCTGTTTGTGCTGCTGACGCCGGGGCTGCTGATCCAAATACCTGGGCGGTCGAGGGTGGTGGAGTTCGGGAACATGCAGACCAGCGGCGCCTCCATCCTGGTTCACGCAATCATCTATTTCGGTCTACTCACCATCTTCCTTGTTGCCATCGGCGTCCACATCTACACTGGTTGA